The sequence acacaatcagtaataaacagacatgtacagtcaatgctgtaagtatttggacagttagacatgatatgttatttgggcTCTCAgtacattgactttaaaatataataatggatactacagtcaatgacagcaaaggattttactctaaatattaaatctgatgagtttgttttacttcatgtgtatctgtccagttacttttgaaccactagggctgaatctcccacacagttctttctatactgatgtcaacctgctcaaattaaagctgagacttggctctttaatgtaggatccattattttaattcagattcaatgtgatgaagctcagagctcagagatgatgatcaggaattaaagaagagaggaattgattttccctcctgctgaataaaatagcagagtctttatataatgatgaataaatccaactatctatacacttacagagctttgttagaggctttgacaactggcagcagcttcagaagagcctcctctgaagcagagtatttcttcaggtcaaacacgtccagatctttttctgatgacaataagatgaagaccagagctgaccattgagcaggagacagtttatctgtggagagacgtcctgaactcagggactgttggatctgctccactagagaacgatcattcagttcattcagacagtggaacaggttgatgctttgctctgcagagggagtctcttcaatcttcttcttgatgtactggactgtttgctgattggtctgtgagccacttcctgtctgtgtcagcagacctcgtaggagagtctgattggtctgcagtgaaagacccaggaggaagcggaggaacaagtccaggtgtccatttggactctgtaaggccttgtccacagccctctggtagagctgagttggatcaggtttgtatcTGAACAGGTTAGACCAcagggaggttgattgttcttctgacagcagattgactccagacttgatgaaggtcagatggacatgaagagcagccagaaactcctgaagactcagatggacgaagcagaacaccttgtcctggtacagtcctctctcctctttaaagacctgtgtgaacactcctgagtacactgaggctgctctgatatcgatgccacactctgtcaggtctgattcatagaagatcaggtttcctttctgcagctgctcaaaagccagttttcccagagactcaatcatctccctggtctctggactccagtgtggatctgtctcagctcctccatcatacttaacgttcttcagtttggactgaaccaccaggaagtggatgtacatctcagtcagggtcttgggcagccctcctccctctctggtttccaacacatcctccagaactgtagcagtgatccagcagaagaccgggatgtggcacatgatgtggaggcttcgtgaagtcttgatgtgggagatgatccttctgacctgttcctcctctctgaacctcttcctgaagtactcctccttctgtaggtcagtgaaccctctgacctctgtcaccatgtcaacacactcaggagggatctgattggctgctgcaggtcgtgtggttatccagaggcgagcagagggaagcagtttccccctgatgaggtttgtcagcagcacatccactgaggtggactctgtaacatcagtcaggacctcagtgttgtggaagtccagaggaagtcgacactcatccagaccgtcaaagatgaacagaacctggacctcttcaaacctgcagagtcctgcttctttggtttcagtaaagaactgatgaacaagttccaccaagctgaactttttctctttcagcacattcagctctctgaacgtgaatggaaatgtgaagtgtatgtcctggttggttttgtcttcagcccagtccagagtcaacttctgtgttaagactgttttcccaatgccagccactccctttgtcatcactgttctgattggtccatctcttccaggtgaggctttaaagatgtcttcttgtctgatgcttgtttctggtctggctggtttcctggatgctgtttcaatctgtctgacctcatgttcatcattgacctctccagtccctccctctgtgatgtagagctctgtgtagatctgattcagaagggttgggtttcctgctttagagatcccctcaaacacacactggaacttcttcttcagagcagatttaagtttacgttgacaaactgcagcaacatgtcctgaatgaacaaataaaaaaaaacatcaatgactgattcataaagaaaacatgacatgttcatccccctaaagaacacacatgaacatatgtccctccatgtcttgagacgttagtaaatgtcccatttgtccatcatgttgaatctttagagaaatcctcttactgctgtgcagacagtcagccagctcctcctgcttcattctcctcaggaagttcactgtgatcttcacaaaagcctctctgctgctcctcctctgctcttcatcctcaccatccaacaCCTCGTCattctccctctgactctctgagcattctgggtaatctggactcacacccttctggatcttcttcagctccttcttcacaaaagtgacaatgttctcctccagcagctggaacagaaaactatatgaatgacacaatcaaagtaaaaccatggagccaaacatcagatccatgttggacacactgacaatccactgctctaaaaagtgcagcatggagattattgtcaacacaacagatgtcaaagtagttgttgtccatgtacagaccataaatatggagtccaggtgtgtttgatgctgctgggcagactgagcactgggaacctctgagctctcctggtccactctgtggaggaatcatgaagaattagctcacattatgtttgcagtatctgtgagtgttttatgctttgtacacaaacaacagctgcttttatgttctgtggtgactgtcctgattaaagcaaacactactgtgctgtgacattctcaatgagaggaaacaagcaatcagttctgtacctcatgatctagagtcatcacaacaagtccaccttttaaatgatgagttttaaggactcacactgggtttgacagaagtctcacctctgctacaggacactaacacaaacactggaactggatagatgctgagttacagggagttttagttctgatctgaatgacacatataagaacataagaagtgcttttcttgaaaagagaaacatcaactttgccactaaagcctgtgtttcagcctgatcatgttcaaatactgtgtcattcatgaagcctggagacaaaacacaatcacttcatctttcatagaagaccagttatacaggacagctgtctgatacattttaaactcagctgcagctcacttctttgcagcagagggaggctgtcctttgaaattaatgaggtGACcatttgacctgtcactcttcatggacacacagctgggctcaggtccatgttcaggtccaggtccagcagagtctggtgtgtgctgctgctctggccttcaacacaacacacacagagctttgagtgtgaataatgatggtgcagtgatgtgagtgctgagctctgacatggagaagagtcatggacagttagagatcctcatctcacctctgagctttggtctggatctcatggtccccacacagactgcttttagggggaggggctccctcctctctgtcctcacactgattcatgatgctgaattcacatccacatcagctcacacacactttctaccttcatctgcagagaaaacacaaatcattcatctgcacatcaactgaaatcatccttaGGTTCAGGTTCctttatttgtatctgtaggtagatttgttcctctgttttaaagttgtctgactgaaccatgacactaaagaaaatgatcaaatggattctataaaagagagaaaacatgctcattatggttcagtcaatgtgaaaatgtacaagtttccttaaacagtgtaaacgtttctgagcctttttacaaaccacttcacaattttcttcaaaaagtcaatttgctgtcaatgtcccgagatatttgtaagactgcacatactcaatggtctgacctttaattaaagtgacttggtgcctgtggggtttcctcctaaaatcaatgagcatatctttggttgttgttgtcaggGTTCACCCTGGGGAGCCAGGGTGCTcttattttgtaatgtttatttagggtttcctgttttattctgacattatcttagtttccggttgttcactgttctccctctcgtttcaggtgtctcgACCTTCCCCTCCCCGTGTGCTCATCCCACttcctgattacccttcctcTCCTAATGTGTTTCACGTGTTTGTAATTGTCTCACCTCCCCCTAATGTATTTAGTCCCCGTCTTCCCATCActcgtcgccagattgtcttgtgtgttgtttaccaagctttccagcgttctTTTCCCCATACGTGTTCTACTGTGTTCTTTGTGATAGTGTATGACCTCTGCCTGGATTTTTGGATTTTGAGCTAGCCTTCCCCCTTTTTGGTACCTTTGCTTCTTcggactgattttctgtgtaacGAACCTGGACTATTAAACCGTTTTTTGATTCCCCACTctctgactctgcgcctgtgtcctcGTCCCTTCTCCTTCGTGCCTGAcagttgtagcatttagctgcaggtaggattcctcacaccactgaactaaatcatcaatgactggtccatggctgctctcaccgtcctggaggagactaacaataactgagtcatcagcactttatgatgcttctgctgtcatgtctgctttgacacatgtttgtgtataaaatgaacaatagtggtgacaacacacacccttgaggagaaacagtggaagaacacctttggtcagacaatgtactgttgaccctcactctctgtgtcctgttggttaaaacatccagaatccaacccaccacattattatttaaatcaaactgttgtaggagcctttcaattcaaatgtgaggttggattgtattaaaagcagaagacaagtccacaaataaaagcctggcgTGTGTCCCATTacaatccagatgtttaaaaagcatgttgagcagagtcactgtagcatcctccactcctctgtgaggcctgtatgcaaactgcaaaggatccagtgcatgttcagtttgcttcaggatctcagatctgaccagtttctcaaaagtTTCCATTCAGATTGAAGTCAGGGTGACTGCTTtaaaatcattcagtgttttgggacagcaaccacagcgtctttccagagcttagggacatgttgtgtctgtaagggcttattaaaaatatactgaaacacaggactcagttCATGTGGACTGGACTTCACTAAACACCCACATATACTATCGGGGCCGTGACCTTTGTTCAATTTTACTGCACAGAATGTCTTTTTGACATCACGCAGCTCAATGTTAAAGTGCAtagtgtctttaagtttatgtttcagttgctgagtttctgtgctaaaatcaaaacgacaataaaaacaattcagagcattatccagctctgtgtccgagttccaaccatctaaaaagacacgagtactgagctctgtgctctgaaggcctgcagtagttttcatgcttgcccaggctgaaccaagtttgtttgctgccattttgttttccagttctgatttgtaatcctgctttgactgatttggttaAATcctggtttgttgttgggaaatatttgaacacacttacagggaatgatcatatccctgcaaaagaccatgtatgagcatgttatgtccaccaatgagtccaaatcatccccacaggactgtgtgaaaacatcccagtctgtgcagttaaaacatccctggagacagagcaccgactcatctgtccagacctttatgtccctgctcttttctcca is a genomic window of Toxotes jaculatrix isolate fToxJac2 chromosome 13, fToxJac2.pri, whole genome shotgun sequence containing:
- the LOC121191763 gene encoding protein NLRC3-like; its protein translation is KSALKKKFQCVFEGISKAGNPTLLNQIYTELYITEGGTGEVNDEHEVRQIETASRKPARPETSIRQEDIFKASPGRDGPIRTVMTKGVAGIGKTVLTQKLTLDWAEDKTNQDIHFTFPFTFRELNVLKEKKFSLVELVHQFFTETKEAGLCRFEEVQVLFIFDGLDECRLPLDFHNTEVLTDVTESTSVDVLLTNLIRGKLLPSARLWITTRPAAANQIPPECVDMVTEVRGFTDLQKEEYFRKRFREEEQVRRIISHIKTSRSLHIMCHIPVFCWITATVLEDVLETREGGGLPKTLTEMYIHFLVVQSKLKNVKYDGGAETDPHWSPETREMIESLGKLAFEQLQKGNLIFYESDLTECGIDIRAASVYSGVFTQVFKEERGLYQDKVFCFVHLSLQEFLAALHVHLTFIKSGVNLLSEEQSTSLWSNLFRYKPDPTQLYQRAVDKALQSPNGHLDLFLRFLLGLSLQTNQTLLRGLLTQTGSGSQTNQQTVQYIKKKIEETPSAEQSINLFHCLNELNDRSLVEQIQQSLSSGRLSTDKLSPAQWSALVFILLSSEKDLDVFDLKKYSASEEALLKLLPVVKASNKAL